The Vreelandella piezotolerans genomic interval AGTGGGCCCTGATTGGCATGCTGAACGATAAGGATGCCGACGGGGTCATCCAAGCGCTGTTACCCCGAGTGACCGATTGGGTGTGTGTGACTCTTGCCGGGGAGCGTGGCCGTACGGCGGCGGAGTTAGCCGAACGTATTACGTCGCTGGGCGGACACGTGTATGATTGCGCCGACTCCCCCGCGGCGGGAGCTGCCAAGCTTGCCAAGCAGCTCGCCCCAGAAGACCGCGTGCTAGCCACTGGCTCTTTCTTCACGGTGGCTGAGTTATTGGCCATGCCGCTGCCGCAAGCCATGCTGTCAGCGCGTTAAGCTCGATGGAGAGGGATATGAAATACGGTAAAACGGAACGCATTAGTGGCATCGTGATACTGCTGGCGCTACTGGCGATTGTCGTCCCTTGGTTGATGAGTGACCCTGCCCCTCGGGAAGAGCGCCCTCAGCCGACCTTCGTCATCGAGCAGCCCGTGGACGTCGCTCGCCAAGAGGTACCCGCACCACAAATGCCCGAATCCATCGCGACGCCCGCTCCCTCCGAACCCGTTGAAACGGATGAAGCGCTCGAAGAGCCCATCGACGAGATGCCTCGTGCACCGCAAACCGATCAAGTCGTTCGCGCCGAAACCTCGTCGACGAATCCGGGGACGTCCGAACCGGCGTCCTCTTCATCAGCGCCAGAACCAGCCTCTCCACCGCAAGAGGATCCCATCGCCGCTTTGGTGGCTGCCAACGAGAGCCGAAATAGCAGCAACGGTAACACCCGTAGCGCTTCTTCGGGTCCGGCTGCCCAGCAGCAGGGTGAGTGGGCCGTTCAGGTGGGTAGTTTTGGTAATACCGCGAACGCGCAACGTATTAGTGATCAGCTCAGTGGGGAAGGCTTTCGTGTCTTTCAGCGCGCGCGTGACAATAACCTGACCACGGTTCTCGTGGGTCCTTACGCCACCTCCGAAGATGGTGAAGAAGCCATGGCGCTCATCAAGCAGCGAATCAATGTTCAAGGTCTGCTCGTGCGAGTAAGAGATTGACCATGGCTTTGACTTGGATCGATGCTCTGTTTCTAGCGGTTCTTGCGCTATCCATGCTGGCGGGGTTCGTGCGTGGCTTCGTACGTGAATCGTTGGGTTTGGCGGCCTGGGTAGTGGCGCTGATG includes:
- a CDS encoding SPOR domain-containing protein — its product is MKYGKTERISGIVILLALLAIVVPWLMSDPAPREERPQPTFVIEQPVDVARQEVPAPQMPESIATPAPSEPVETDEALEEPIDEMPRAPQTDQVVRAETSSTNPGTSEPASSSSAPEPASPPQEDPIAALVAANESRNSSNGNTRSASSGPAAQQQGEWAVQVGSFGNTANAQRISDQLSGEGFRVFQRARDNNLTTVLVGPYATSEDGEEAMALIKQRINVQGLLVRVRD